TTGGTGCCGGCTACGGCGGCTTCGATGCCGCCAAGCACTCCGCAGATCATGGCCTGAAGACAGCGATTGTTGAATCCCGCGACATGGGAGGCACTTGTGTGAACCGGGGCTGCGTTCCCTCCAAGGCCCTGCTGGCCGCCAGCGGCAAGGTGCGGGAGCTGGCTGACGACAAGCACCTATCGAGCTTCGGCATTCATGCCGCTCCCGTGCGTTTCGAGCGGCAAAAGATCGCCGACCACGCCAATCAGCTCGTTCAAACCATTCGGACCAACCTCACCAAGACCCTGGAACGGGCTGGGGTGACGATCCTCAGGGGGCATGGCCGTCTCGAGGGCAGCCAGAGAGTCGGGCTGCGGGAACCCAGCGGTGTCGACAGGGTTCTGACCGCTAAGGACGTGATCATCGCCACGGGGTCTGATCCCTTTGTGCCGCCGGGCATCGAAACCGATGGCAGCACGGTTTTCACCAGTGACGAGGCCATCAACCTGGAATGGCTGCCCCGCTGGATCGCGATCATCGGCAGCGGTTACATCGGCCTTGAATTCGCTGATGTGTACACCGCCCTCGGTTGCGAAGTGACGATGATCGAGGCCATGGACAAGGTGATGCCCACCTTTGATCCCGACATCGCCAAGATCGCTGGGCGTCATCTGATTGATGGTCGCGATATCGATGCACGTTCCGGTCTGCTGGCCCGCAAGGTCACCCCAGGCTGTCCGGTGCAGATCGAACTGGCTGATTTCAACAGCCGTGAATTGGTGGAGACCCTTGAGGTGGATGCCGTTCTGGTGGCGACAGGGCGTGTTCCCAGCAGCAAGGGCCTCAACTTGGAGTCGCTAAATGTAGAGACGAACCGCGGCTTCGTCCCGATCGACGACGCCATGCGGGTCTTGGTCAACGACCAGCCTGTTCCCCATCTCTGGGCCGTCGGAGATGTGACAGGCAAGCTGATGCTGGCCCACACCGCTGCTGCCCAAGGCACCGTTGCCGTGGACAACATCCTTGGCCATGCGCGTGAGATCGATTACCGCAGCATTCCGGCAGCCACCTTCACCCATCCCGAGATCAGCTCTGTTGGCCTGACCGAGGCGGATGCCAAAGCTTTAGCCGAGAAGGATGGCTTCCAGCTCGGTTCCGTTCGCAGCTACTTCAAGGCCAATTCCAAAGCTTTGGCTGAGCTGGACAGTGACGGCCTGATGAAGCTGCTCTTCAACAAGTCCAGTGGTGAAGTGCTGGGGGCCCACATCTATGGCCTTCACGCCGCCGATCTGATCCAGGAGGTGGCCAATGCCGTTGCCCGCCGTCAGAGCGTGCGTCAGCTCGCCACCGAAGTCCACACCCACCCAACCCTCAGCGAGGTGGTGGAGGTTGCTTACAAGCAGGCTGCCGCCCAAGTAGCTGCCTGATCCCGCGCACCCGTTTCTCGTTCAAGCTTTTCCCCTGTTCCATGGAGATCCGCCGTCGTCCCCCCAACCCCAAGGTGCGGGTGGCCCATCTTGAATATGCGGTTCCTCACGATGACGAGGAGCCGCGTCACATCCTCGAAAAAATTGTCTGGGCAAAAGATCGTGAGATCGATGTGGCCCGCGACAAGGTCCCCCTGGACAACCTGAAGCAGCAGATTGCCAAGTTGCCTGCCACGAAGGATTTCCTGGGGGCTCTTCGGTCTGCCGCTAAGACACCGGCGGTGATCGCTGAGGTGAAAAAAGCGAGTCCCAGCAAAGGAGTGATTCGTGAGGATTTCGATCCGGTTGCGATCGCCAAGGCCTATGCAGCTGGCGGTGCAAGTTGCCTGTCGGTGCTCACCGACAAGACTTTTTTTCAGGGGGGCTTCGATGTCTTGGTGGAGGTCCGCCAGGCGGTTGACCTTCCTCTGCTCTGCAAAGAGTTTGTGCTGAGTCCATATCAGCTGTTTCAGGCCCGGGCAGCGGGCGCTGATGCGGTGCTGCTGATCGCGGCCATCCTGTCGGACCAGGATCTTCGTTATCTCAACAAGGCCGCAGCGGCTCTGGACCTCACGGTGTTGGTGGAAGTCCACGACGCCACCGAACTGGACAGGGTTCTCAGCATTGGTGGCTTCCCACTGATCGGGATCAACAACCGCGATCTCACCAGCTTCGAAACGGATCTGGGTACGACCGAGCGGCTGTTGAACGACTTCAACGACCGGTTGAAGCAAGAGGATGCACTGCTTGTGAGTGAGTCGGGTCTGTTCAGTAGAGCTGATCTTGATCGGGTTCAGGCCGCCGGTGCAGCAGCGGTGTTGGTGGGAGAAGCCTTGATGCGGCAGCCAGATGTTGAGGAGGCTCTGCTTCAGCTCATGAATGGCTAATGCAGCTGGTTGGTCGTGAGAAACCGCTGGATCATTCCCCATGAACCCAGGGTCACTTTCAGCCCAACAAGAATATTGAGGATGGGAAGCAATCCACCACTGAGGACAGCCCCGTACTCTCCGCTGGGCAGATTGAACCCCTCCAGCAGCAACAGGCTCAGCACGATGAAGATCAGCACAGCGCTTTCTTCAAGCGTCTCGGCGTGAATCCTGCGATAAGCCCCCGTTGCCTCAGCGGAGCCGCCGAACAAAAGCACAAGAGCGAGTGCAGTCCCTCCTGCAACTCCAGCGGCAAATCCACCACCTGGGCTCAAGTGACCTCGCACGGCGAGTTCGACGGCGATCAATGTGTTGAGAACGGCGCCGAGGCGGAAGAGAACCACCGCCGCTTCGTCGTCGGCTGGTTTGAGATCGTGTTCGGCCGTTTCGCTGCTCAAGAGGTGATGCACGCCCATTGAGGCCAATGTGAAGACAATCACTTCGCCGACAGTGTCGTAAAGCCTGAGATCCAGAACGATGGGCGTGACCACGTTTGGTACGCCGAACTGATCCACCAGTGCATTGACAGAAAGCGGGGCAGGAACGACCTGTTCCATCCCTTGCACCAGTCCGAGCCCTGTGCTGGTCAGCGTGATCAGCAGACCGAGTAAGGCAAGTAGGGGGATGATTGACGCGATCATCGGCTTCCGAGAGAGGGATCCAGAATGAGATTCATCTCCCTGACGGCGTGGGAATCACGGGCGGTGAGCTCGGCCAGTAAGGAGCTATGCCGGATGAGAACCGTGGGCTGGTTCTCATGGTTCCGGATGAAGGCTGCATGAAGGTCACCAGTTGCTGAAGACGGGGCGATTCCAATGAGTTCGAGACGCAGCCCCACCATGGAAAGAAGTCGTCTGAGCTGTTGCTCTTGCTCAGGGGCCATCGAGGCTTGGGGATGTTGGAGGAGTCGGAATGTGGTGGTGCTTTTGATTGCGACGGTATAGAGCAACGTGGAGAGCAACGTGCCCACAAGGGCTTCAGTGACGGCCACATCTACAGCGCCATATGTGGCGAATAGCAGAGAAGCGAAGCCACCCAGACTGCTTCGTAAGACAAGGGCTTTCCAGGGATCGTCACAACGCACAAGGGCCAGGCCAATCAGGGGGATGCCCAGGAGGGGTGGGATGACGTAAGAGGGAGTCATCGGATGGCCTCCTCCTGCAGAACCCCGGTTTGAGGATCGGTTGCGTCCTCTGCTGCCAAGCGACTCAAAACGATGCTGAAGGTGGAATTCCACAGCACAAGGCTGACAAGACTGAGCAGCAGCAAGGGCCATTCACGGCTGCGGAGTAGCAGCAGGCCGCCCACGATCAATAGGGAGCCGATGGTGTCGGAAACCGTGAGGGCATGAAGTCGAAAGAAGATCGACCGGCGCAAGAGCAGGGGAATCGTTCCCCAGAACCAGAGCAAGATGCCAAGCCCAATCAAGCACCAGGCCAGAATGGAAAGGACCGTGTTCATGGCTTGTCTCCCGCCCAGCGGGCCAGAAGAACGAGTCCGGCATCACCACTGATCAGGCTGATCACCGCGACCAAACCC
The Synechococcus sp. PROS-U-1 DNA segment above includes these coding regions:
- the lpdA gene encoding dihydrolipoyl dehydrogenase, yielding MSDASFDFDVIVIGAGYGGFDAAKHSADHGLKTAIVESRDMGGTCVNRGCVPSKALLAASGKVRELADDKHLSSFGIHAAPVRFERQKIADHANQLVQTIRTNLTKTLERAGVTILRGHGRLEGSQRVGLREPSGVDRVLTAKDVIIATGSDPFVPPGIETDGSTVFTSDEAINLEWLPRWIAIIGSGYIGLEFADVYTALGCEVTMIEAMDKVMPTFDPDIAKIAGRHLIDGRDIDARSGLLARKVTPGCPVQIELADFNSRELVETLEVDAVLVATGRVPSSKGLNLESLNVETNRGFVPIDDAMRVLVNDQPVPHLWAVGDVTGKLMLAHTAAAQGTVAVDNILGHAREIDYRSIPAATFTHPEISSVGLTEADAKALAEKDGFQLGSVRSYFKANSKALAELDSDGLMKLLFNKSSGEVLGAHIYGLHAADLIQEVANAVARRQSVRQLATEVHTHPTLSEVVEVAYKQAAAQVAA
- the trpC gene encoding indole-3-glycerol phosphate synthase TrpC, giving the protein MEIRRRPPNPKVRVAHLEYAVPHDDEEPRHILEKIVWAKDREIDVARDKVPLDNLKQQIAKLPATKDFLGALRSAAKTPAVIAEVKKASPSKGVIREDFDPVAIAKAYAAGGASCLSVLTDKTFFQGGFDVLVEVRQAVDLPLLCKEFVLSPYQLFQARAAGADAVLLIAAILSDQDLRYLNKAAAALDLTVLVEVHDATELDRVLSIGGFPLIGINNRDLTSFETDLGTTERLLNDFNDRLKQEDALLVSESGLFSRADLDRVQAAGAAAVLVGEALMRQPDVEEALLQLMNG
- a CDS encoding MnhB domain-containing protein, whose translation is MIASIIPLLALLGLLITLTSTGLGLVQGMEQVVPAPLSVNALVDQFGVPNVVTPIVLDLRLYDTVGEVIVFTLASMGVHHLLSSETAEHDLKPADDEAAVVLFRLGAVLNTLIAVELAVRGHLSPGGGFAAGVAGGTALALVLLFGGSAEATGAYRRIHAETLEESAVLIFIVLSLLLLEGFNLPSGEYGAVLSGGLLPILNILVGLKVTLGSWGMIQRFLTTNQLH
- a CDS encoding hydrogenase subunit MbhD domain-containing protein, with the translated sequence MTPSYVIPPLLGIPLIGLALVRCDDPWKALVLRSSLGGFASLLFATYGAVDVAVTEALVGTLLSTLLYTVAIKSTTTFRLLQHPQASMAPEQEQQLRRLLSMVGLRLELIGIAPSSATGDLHAAFIRNHENQPTVLIRHSSLLAELTARDSHAVREMNLILDPSLGSR
- a CDS encoding monovalent cation/H(+) antiporter subunit G, which produces MNTVLSILAWCLIGLGILLWFWGTIPLLLRRSIFFRLHALTVSDTIGSLLIVGGLLLLRSREWPLLLLSLVSLVLWNSTFSIVLSRLAAEDATDPQTGVLQEEAIR